In the Podospora pseudocomata strain CBS 415.72m chromosome 5, whole genome shotgun sequence genome, one interval contains:
- the LRO1 gene encoding phospholipid:diacylglycerol acyltransferase (BUSCO:EOG092610KH; EggNog:ENOG503NUWI; COG:I), with the protein MVSTLRRRVFGNGNGNDTPTEPSPAQTPRNQSPVRPGEKVKVIHKRKETRKRKTTGIFFLGSLFGIIAAGFFAKNNDLIGFEFPELGDLSMDNLFEILPAGFVKDMRELVNGERDFLESYDAFSVGLKVRSEGLSSHHPMVLIPGVISTGLESWGTSNESLPYFRKRLWGSWSMMRALVMDKENWKRHIMLDHTTGLDPPGIKLRAAQGFDATDFFITGYWIWNKIIENLASLGYDPTNSFTAAYDWRLAYPNLEKRDQYFSRLKAHIEMAVKLDNKKVVLTSHSMGSQVVFYFFHWVASEQGGRGGDDWVERHVDSWINVSGCMLGAVKDVAAILSGEMRDTAQLNAFAVYGLEKFLSKEERAEIFRAMPGMSSMLPMGGNAIWGDFDGAPDDQPGQTVSFGSFLNFRTNQNWTIPKTNFTVDDAMQYLYDTTDDWYRDSVKRSYSQGVAHTMKEVTDNELDPRKWINPLETRLPLAPSLKVYCFYGVGKPTERAYYYRSPELGALTNLNMTIDTALIQGDVDHGVVMGEGDGTVNLMSTGYMCNKGWNMKRYNPAGAKVTVVEMPHEPERFNPRGGPNTADHVDILGRSNLNELILRIAAGRGGEIQDYVVSNIREYAERAKIYEEE; encoded by the exons ATGGTCAGCACTCTGCGGCGACGAGTGttcggcaacggcaacggcaacgacaCACCTACCGAACCTTCACCCGCACAGACACCTCGCAACCAAAGCCCCGTCAGACCGGGCGAGAAAGTCAAGGTCATCCACAAACGAAAGGAAAcacggaagaggaagacaaCGGGTATTTTCTTTCTCGGGAGTTTGTTTGGTATCATTGCGGCTGGTTTCTTTGCAAAAAACAATGATCTTATCGGTTTCGAGTTCCCCGAGCTCGGGGACTTGAGTATGGACAACTTGTTCGAGATTCTTCCTGCAGGTTTTGTCAAGGATATGCGCGAGCTGGTG AATGGCGAACGCGATTTTCTCGAAAGCTACGATGCCTTCTCTGTAGGCCTCAAAGTTCGCTCCGAAGGCCTATCTTCACACCATCCAATGGTTCTAATTCCCGGTGTTATTTCGACTGGTCTCGAGTCCTGGGGGACGTCTAATGAATCGCTACCTTATTTTCGGAAACGGCTTTGGGGCAGTTGGAGCATGATGAGGGCATTGGTTATGGACAAGGAGAATTGGAAGAGGCACATCATGTTGGACCATACAACTGGGCTGGACCCACCGGGGATCAAACTGAGGGCGGCACAAGGCTTCGACGCGACTGACTTCTTTATTACCGGGTACTGGATTTGGAACAAGATCATCGAAAACCTAGCGTCCTTGGGTTATGACCCGACCAACTCGTTCACGGCAGCGTACGACTGGCGGCTAGCGTACCCGAACTTGGAGAAGAGAGACCAGTACTTCTCTAGACTGAAAGCCCATATTGAGATGGCCGTCAAGCTGGATAACAAGAAGGTTGTCCTCACATCACACAGCATGGGCAGCCAAGTGGTCTTCTACTTTTTCCACTGGGTAGCCTCTGAGCAGGGCGGCAGAGGTGGTGACGACTGGGTGGAGAGACATGTTGACTCATGGATCAACGTCAGTGGATGCATGCTTGGGGCCGTCAAGGATGTCGCAGCGATATTATCGGGCGAGATGCGTGACACGGCGCAACTGAATGCTTTCGCAGTGTATGGACTGGAGAAGTTTCTTAGCAAAGAAGAGAGAGCCGAGATATTCCGTGCCATGCCTGGCATGTCCTCAATGTTGCCAATGGGAGGCAATGCCATTTGGGGAGATTTTGATGGGGCACCTGATGACCAGCCCGGTCAAACAGTGAGCTTTGGTTCATTCCTCAACTTTCGAACCAACCAGAACTGGACGATACCAAAGACAAACTTTACGGTGGACGATGCAATGCAATACCTATACGACACGACTGATGATTGGTATCGGGATTCGGTCAAAAGAAGTTATTCCCAGGGCGTGGCACACACTATGAAGGAGGTCACAGACAACGAACTTGATCCCAGGAAATGGATCAACCCTCTCGAAACTCGTCTGCCTCTCGCCCCTAGCCTCAAGGTGTACTGTTTCTATGGCGTAGGGAAGCCCACCGAACGGGCCTACTACTACCGCTCTCCCGAGCTTGGAGCTCTCACTAACTTGAACATGACCATTGACACTGCCCTCATCCAAGGCGATGTCGATCACGGCGTTGTCATGGGTGAAGGAGATGGGACAGTAAACCTGATGAGTACCGGGTATATGTGCAACAAGGGGTGGAATATGAAGCGGTACAACCCAGCTGGTGCGAAAGTGACTGTGGTGGAGATGCCACACGAACCTGAAAGGTTCAATCCTCGTGGCGGACCCAATACGGCGGATCACGTTGACATTTTGGGGAGGTCCAACCTCAACGAGCTCATCCTGAGAATTGCGGCTGGCAGGGGCGGGGAAATTCAGGATTATGTGGTCAGCAACATCCGAGAGTATGCGGAACGGGCCAAAATATACGAGGAAGAATAG